GTACAGCGTTTTTTTTAGTTCATCCAGCTAAATTACTTGTTTATTCCCAAAACGCCTGTACAACGCTTTGCAAGCTGCTGTTTGCTTGTTCTACGTAATTACCCTTAATTTTTTTCTGCAGGGCACTATGAGTTGAGTATGAGGATTTTTTATATAAAAGTTTTCTATTCAATATCTGAGAATAGTTATTACTCATACTTCTACTAACTAATCATTCTCCTACTACTTCTACTACTATATAAGGCTTGCAAATTTTTGTTGCGACCCGTTGCCAACTTTTGCCAGTTGCAAAGGGCGTTTGCATTTTGTTGCTAATCGCTGCGATTTGCAAAACAATCAACAAAAAAAAATTGAGTTCCCTAAGGAACCCAAAGGATTATTATGCCAAAACTCAAAGACTGTCTCAAAGTCACTTTGACTGGACTTGAACATCTGTATCTTTTCCCTGCAGAGCAAGCAGGCCATTCCGTACGATTGCAGCGCATTCCTCCGGAGAAAGAACAACCTCCCCGCGAATCTCCTGTGCGTGACGTTCCTTTATCGCCTGCCAAAGCTCCGGAGTAAATAACTCGTCAATATCCATGCCAGTTTCCAGGAGGCGCTGGCATACTTCATAGCTGGGCGTGGACTTGCCTTTCTTCCAGGCAGTGATGCTTGAGGCGTTCAAGCCCAGCTCTGCAGCCAGGCTGTTGGCGTTACGATTTGTACGGGAGAGAAATTTTTCGATGTTCATGCAACAAATTTAAACAAAATTTGCATAATAGTCAAATAATTTTTGATAAAATTTAATTTCCCTCTTGAATTTTTGCATAGAAGTGAATAAATTTTGTAAAGAAAACAAATAAGTTTGAATAATATGCAAGATAATTTGAATACAAGGCAACAGAAAGTTTGGCAGGTCGGCATTACCGAACAGGCCAAGCAGGCGCTGATGGAACTTTCCAAGCGAAACAGGGACAAGGGAGTGCCAACCACTCAAGGTATGATCGCTTCCGCTTTGATTTTAAGGGCCTATGAAAATGGCGAATCCGTTCTGGGCTAAGGTTTCATTCAGTGACTTCATAAAGCATTTCCGTAAAATGACGGACGATCAAATCGTCGCCGATATCAAGGAGTCCATGGACGTTCTTGAGGATGCTATTTCCGATGGGACCAGCTTTGGCGCGTTCCTTGTTCGCATTTCCCAGGAAAGGATAAAGCTACGTGGCGAAGTGAACAGGGCAAACGCACTTGCAGGCCATGAAAAAGCAGGTCATGAAATCAGGAATCCAAGGCCACCAAAACCACAGCCCAAGTTTCCATCAAAGGAAGATCTTTACGATTTCTGCGCAGAGAGTTCACTTGATGAATCGCTTGCGCGTGAATGGTTCGAAATAACACTCAGTAGAGGAGGTAAGACGCGAGAAGGAACGATAATTGAAAACTGGAAGGGTGCAGTCACGAGATATGTGGAAGCGCGACTGAAAAATATCGAGAAGGCTACCAAATGAAAAATTGAATCCAAAATATCAACGAATCAAAACAAAAAAGGTAAAAAATGTCGAACGAAATGATTTCTCAAAGCCAGGGCACCAGCGGAATGCTGGTAGATACAGGTTTCATGATGAGCTTGAGCGAACTCAAGCTGCGCGCAAATATGGTGGGACAGCTCAAGCGCGAACTGATGGTGGATAAGGTCCACTTCGGTACTATTCCGGGCTGTGGCGATAAGCCCACGCTCCTGAAAAACGGAGCAGAACTCCTGTGCATGGCGTTCCGTCTTGCAAGCGGAACCCACGCGGACATTAACGATCTGGGTAACGGTCACCGCGAATACACCGTCACGACCACGCTTACCAGCGGTGGCGAACTTGTGGCAACTGGAATCGGAAGCTGCAGCACCATGGAAAGCAAGTACCGTTATCGCGGAAGCGAGCTTGAAAATACCGGAAAGCCTGTTCCGAAGGAATACTGGAACAAGAAAGACCCCTCGACCCTTGGAGGCAAGGGCTTTACCGCGAAGAAGGATGAAAACGGTCGCTGGATGATTTTCAAGAAGGGCGACAAGAAACTTGAAAATCCGGATATTGCGGACGTCTATAACACCGTCCTGAAGATGGCCTCGAAGCGTTCGCTCATTGACGCGGTTCTCAAGGCAACAGGCGGAAGCTGTGAGTTCACCCAGGACCTTGAAGATACTGTCGAGAATGTCCCGATGGATCAGCCGCCGGAATATTATGGCGAAGAACCGTTCCAGAATGCGGCTCCCCAGGCGCCACAGCAGGAACAGGCTGGCGACCGCAAGACAAAGTTCATTGGCGTGTGCAACAAGATGAACCCGCCTGCAATCAAGGAGGCTCTGCGCAGATTCAACTGCGAGAAGCTGGAGGACCTTAACGAAGGTCAGCTGGACGATTTCTATCGCGAGGCGAAGAAGATTGAAAACGATATGATGCAGGAGGTGAATTTCTAATGGAAGCGACAATCAAGAATGCAGAGGCCAAGATGATTAACGAAAACGTTGAAGAAGCCGTTGAAATCCAGGTGATTGAAATTGAAAATCCCAATGCCGTTATGCTTGTGGACGAAGGAAAGCAGTTCGTAATCAAGACGGACTGCAAGGACCCGGAAACCCTGTTCATGGATAAGGACAATTTCCTTCCCATGATTAAGCAGGTCAAGAAGATCGCGCGTGGACTTGTTGCAGACGTGCATACCGAAAATGGCTACAAGGCTCGCAAGGCTTTGAACGCAAAGCTCGCGAAGCTCAAGAACGCCATCGAGGACGAAGGCAAGAAGGTCGCTGCAGCGCTCAAGGCGAAGCCCAAGAAGGTTGACGAAACCCGTCGAACCATCAAGGAAACGCTGGAAATGCTGCAGGAGGAAACCATGGCTCCGATCCGCGCAATTGAGGCGCGCCAGGCGGAAATCGTGGATATTACCAACCTTCCTGCAACAGCCATCGGCTGTGACAGCGTAGGCTGTCAGCAGGTGCTTGAGGCGATCAGCAGCCACGAACATGATGCGGACTATTGGGATGAAAGCTATGCCGAAGCGATGGACGCCATCAAGGACGCTAAGCGCCAGGTTGAGGGCATCAAGGCAAGCGCTGAAAAGCAGGAAGCCGAACGTGCCGAACTTGAAAAGCTGCGCGCCCAGCAGGCTGAATTTGAAAAGGCCGCGAGGGAGAAGGCAGAAGCCGAAAAGCGTGAAGCCGAGGAACAGCTTCGCAAGGCACAGATGGAGGCGCAAGCCGCCAAGCTGGATGCAGAACGCGCAAAGCAGGCTGCAGCCGAAGCGGAGAAGCTGACCCACGTTGACTGTGGCGAAGCGGATGCCAGGGCTACGCGTGAATCCATGCTTTTCCCCAGCGATGAACAGGAATATAAGCGTCTCGTAAATCGCGAGGTGCTTGAGGACTTGCAACGTTATGGCATTGGCGAAGAAC
This sequence is a window from Fibrobacter sp.. Protein-coding genes within it:
- a CDS encoding helix-turn-helix domain-containing protein, with the protein product MNIEKFLSRTNRNANSLAAELGLNASSITAWKKGKSTPSYEVCQRLLETGMDIDELFTPELWQAIKERHAQEIRGEVVLSPEECAAIVRNGLLALQGKDTDVQVQSK